A single Bufo bufo chromosome 6, aBufBuf1.1, whole genome shotgun sequence DNA region contains:
- the C6H12orf57 gene encoding protein C10 has product MSSLQRPAPPAQNVTLSLEQVKDALGDVLDALQSPTGAARLEEARENSGNDLGKVLQLLLPAAVQIQQEVLQNYGFSPDGEGVLRFARLVKSFESQDPEIAAMSNKLKSFFLPPLPLPPHTGLPISSS; this is encoded by the exons ATGTCCAGCCTCCAGAGACCGGCTCCTCCCGCACAGAATGTCACCCTCAGCCTGGAGCAGGTGAAAG ATGCATTAGGGGATGTGCTGGACGCCCTGCAATCTCCCACCGGAGCCGCTCGCCTGGAGGAGGCCAGAGAGAATTCTGGGAACGACCTGGGGAAAGTGCTGCAGCTCCTACTCCCCGCAGCCGTGCAGATCCAGCAGGAGGTGCTGCAGAACTACGGATTCAGCCCTGATGGGGAGG gtgtcCTACGATTTGCTCGTCTGGTGAAATCCTTTGAGTCCCAGGACCCGGAGATCGCTGCCATGTCTAACAAGCTGAAATCATTCTTCCTCCCCCCCCTGCCCCTGCCACCTCATACCGGGCTGCCCATCTCCTCATCCTAG